The Linepithema humile isolate Giens D197 chromosome 2, Lhum_UNIL_v1.0, whole genome shotgun sequence genome has a segment encoding these proteins:
- the LOC105673882 gene encoding N-acetylneuraminate lyase-like: MSRLPYTYRGVIVPVLTPFNNDGYLNLDIISKYAKYLAKKGINGILVNGTSGEGMSMSVVERKLIAEAWAKAVKKTRQHLMIQVGGTSLPDVIELAKHAENLHVDSILCLPELYFKPTTSQQLIEYLEIIGKAAPKTPLLYYHIPMLTNVNIHMGQFLESIGDKIPSFVGIKFTSANLEEGAQALHADNKKYVIFLGNDQIVNAAYALGIDSFILTSLNMLSELILNLLAASKDGKMLEAKNKQEELSRAVIAITKHGNWVETMKVAMTLLTDIDVGLPRAPLKSISSEALEVMIKDLNNLGYQAEIKHD, translated from the exons cgATTACCATATACCTACAGAGGTGTTATTGTCCCAGTACTAACGCCTTTTAATAATGATgg GTATCTTAATTTggatattatatcaaaatatgcaaaatatttagcTAAAAAAGGAATCAATGGTATACTTG TAAATGGCACAAGTGGTGAAGGAATGTCAATGTCTGTTGTTGAAAGAAAACTTATTGCTGAAGCTTGGGCAAAAGCAGTTAAAAAAACAAGGCAACACTTAATGATTCAAGTGGGAGGCACTTCTCTTCCTGATGTCATTGAGCTT GCAAAACATGCAGAAAATTTGCATGTAGATTCTATACTGTGCTTGCCAGAGTTGTACTTTAAACCTACTACTTCTCaacaattgattgaatatttggaaattattGGGAAGGCTGCGCCCAAGACACCATTACTCTATTATCATATTCCTATGTTAACTAATGTTAACA taCACATGGGACAATTTCTTGAATCGATTGGTGACAAAATACCTTCATTTGTGGGTATAAAATTCACTAGTGCCAATTTAGAAGAAGGTGCACAGGCGTTACATGcagataataagaaatatgttatttttcttgGGAATGATCAg ATAGTGAATGCTGCTTATGCATTAGGAAttgattcttttatattaaccAGTCTAAACATGTTATCGGAACTTATACTGAATCTTCTTGCTGCTAGCAAGGATGGAAAGATGTTAGAAGCTAAGAATAAGCAAGAGGAGCTTTCAAGGGCTGTAATTGCCATAACAAAACATG gTAACTGGGTAGAGACTATGAAAGTAGCAATGACTCTTCTTACTGATATTGATGTAGGATTACCTCGTGCACCACTTAAGTCTATTTCTTCCGAAGCTTTGGAAGTTatgataaaagatttaaacaatCTAGGATATCAGGCAGAAATTAAGCacgactaa